The sequence below is a genomic window from Mauremys mutica isolate MM-2020 ecotype Southern chromosome 23, ASM2049712v1, whole genome shotgun sequence.
aactcactgcccccctgctcttctggcatttgtggctccagagtggggcagggcccaacccctgctggtggcCCTGGGGGAGGTTTCAttgcttccctccaccccacctcccaccttcactcactgccctggaggctgtggccacaagaaacacccctggtggccgcatttgagaaatacTGACTCAGGCTATGTTTACACAGCAGCAGGTAGGTGCAACTCTCAAGTGAGTGCACtaaaatagcagggtggctgcagcGGCTGGGCCGAGCTAGCAAGCGTACGTCTATCTGAGCTGGGAACGGCACTGCCCAGCTGttgtatagacatagccttaacaGCAAAATTAAACTCCTCTTTCTGGGCTTTACCGCTGTGCCAGGCAGAGATTCTATCCGACTCTCCCTTCCTACTCCAGAACTGCCAGAGTAAGAGGTGACACAGTTGGCTCCCTCTTGCTTCCAGAGCTGAGAGAGTCAATCTCTGCATATCTCGGTTGTGGCCAGGCAACTTCGCGCTGGCTGCTGCCCTCAGCAGGTACGTGCCCAGAGCAGAAGCTTTGCATTCTGGCGTTGACTCAAGTACCCAAAGCCAACATCATTAAGTTATGGCCAGTTAAAATGCTAACGCTTCGCGCTTGTAACAGGATTTACCTACAGGATTGCCCTGGCTGATTTCATCAGgtctttcccttctccctcctcacCATGGAGGCACAAAGGAAGAACTTCATGAATTTCAACTGAGTGTAATCAGCCTCTTGATTATCTGAAGGAGATTCGTGTCCCCTAATTGCAATTGGATGATTGAGGTTCCACCATATAAAAAGAGTTACACCCCCCAGTGAGAACATTGCCAATGAAGAGGCATTCAGCCAGCAATCACAGCAGGCAACAGATCCCCACACGTGCCCAAAAGACCAGCACAGATGACAACAGACTCCACCTGCTCCCAGTTCTGAATAGAGACGTGCCAACATCACTTACAAGAGACTGCATCTTCAATCTGTGTGACATTAGCAAAATGAGCTGTGTTGGGAATGCCCAGGCATCTCATCCCATGAGCATGACGCCACTCCTGGAGGCAGAGCAGAAAGATCAGTATACAGGAGAGAGTTATATATAGCCCACAAAGTCACAGCCTCACACTTAAAGTAAGTCAAACCTgtctgaaaacattaaaaaattaatgcccaaggggactggaacaaaaagaaaacaagaggaAAAACTATTTCTATCCATATTTTCCAGTTTGTTTCCTTTGACTATATACAAGATTCTGTCAGTTCCCCTTTTATGGGGGCTTTTCACACAacaatacaagaaaaaaaaagtttcatagaAAAAGGAAAATTTGATTGTAAATCCATAAATATTAGTAATGGGAGAACTTGAAGCTACTTttacactattttttttaaactgactacACATTTCAAGTTAATGGTGTCTAATCAGCTTATGAGAATTTCATAGTATCAAATCTTAGAACTAAGCTATGATcctataataataacaacaaacaaaaaccacaacagTTTAAAAGCAGTTTATGATTCCACGAGGCTAGGTGCCCCCCAGGAGTGCAATAACAATACAGTATTCACATGCTTGGGCAAGACTGATTTTCAGCTAAAAGGAGTCTGACAAAAGTTCATTGAGACGCAGGAGTGGGGACTCCCCTACTGctgtgtttctcaaacttggaatgctgcttgttcagggaaagcccctggagggcccggccagtttgtttactaGGTCCAgccgactgcggctcccactagccgcaattcgccgctccaggccaatggaggctgcgggaagggcggccagcacgtccctcggcccatgccgcttcctgcagcccccattggcctggagcagcacaccgcggccactgggagtcgcgatcagccggacctgcagacggggcaggcaaacaaaccggcctggcccacccgGGGCTtgccctacacaagtggcgtcccaagtttgggaaagtGCAACAGATGCAGTGCTATAAACTCCTGAGCATCTCTGCACAAAGTTCACTTTCATTTAAATGGCACATTCACCATCAAGGGTTCTCATCAAATATTGCAGAAGTGCAGGGCTAAAAACATGCCTTTTTAGGCCCATTATAATTAAACAGTTAGTAACCCCAAGGAGAGAAGCAGCATCCAAAAATAGCATCTCACAGGTTTTCAGTGTAGGATTCTCCTGGTGCTCAGAATCTCAGTACTAACAAAACTAGAATCCACTTACATTTATAGCCCTTGAAAGACCAGTTTGCTCCTAGGTATATTTTAAAAGCTATTAAAAATCTGTTACTTAGCTTTGGGTTTTATGGAACTTGTTTCCTCTATCAGCTTTGCCAGAGAGCTTTACAGTAAGGTGTTTGTCAACATACTGCCAGTATCTAAAGCAGTAGCTACCAGATACTCAGCAACAGCTCAGGCactgctagacactggaattggGGTACCCGAGGAGGGAGACCCTACGACCACCAGGAGCAAATGGCACCTGAGTGCCTCTTCAAATGGTACAGCCCTGCAGTCTCAGCCCCAAGCATGGGCCCACCTCCTGGGACAGGATTTAAACATGCCCTTCCGGCCCACAGGTGACAGCTCCAATCACCAAGACTCCATCCATTAGTTACATATAACTAGGATTACCTCAGAACCAACTGATGGGCTAATGCCAAAGCGTTACTTACCGCAAAGTGCCGCTGGAAAGCTTTGGGCCCCCGGTAGGTGTAGTTACCACAAATCTCACAGTTGTAGTTGATGTTCAGACCATGCAGTTTATATAACCAATAGGGGATAGGCTGAAAAACAAGCCAGGCAAAGCTTAGGTCAGATTACAAGACAGGTGGTTTGGATGCTGTGAAAGATCTCTGCTCTGGAGTGCCTGGGGAGCCGGTCTCACCTTGCCATCCCAGCCAAGAGGCAGATTTTTAGGGTTGTAAATTATTtcattctcttcatcttcactttcGCTCTCACTgatctgctcctcctcttcctcctctctctcttcccctgtgCGTGCTTGTTTACGCTGCACGTTCTCATGGGTGAGATGTCTCTGTTCCTATGATGCAGGAAAGCACGCAGGCATGAAGAGTTATGCATGAAGCCAAAGACGGCAGCATATGTGGcagcaaacaaaccaaccaaaaaacgTGTGGGGAAAATCACAGGAGTATTCACCCTTCTTGTGTTAAATCCCCTCCACTGGCTTCATTAGTGCCTGTGCCACAACACTGCATTGATTTGTTTGCAGTTGAACAAGAGAACTCCACCCTGTTTTGTTCAACCAAACAGTCTGAAAAGTCACTGGGTATAATGCAGTTCTCACCAAGAGACGATAGTGGAAAGCTTTAATTACAATCACTTCCAAGCTGCTTGGCAATGGTGGCAATCAGCCTTCTAAGAGTGACCACTGAAAACTGTGACAAGAATATGAAGCTGAATGAAGGCAGCACTCACAGGGGCTTGCTGTCTCTGTAAAATCTAAGCTCTACAAGGAGAAAAGGCTGCCCCAAGGGCACTCATGACTGTGCTGTCTGGGTTACAAAGACTCACGATATGCCATTCACAAGAGAGGCAGAACCAATGCTCAGCACCATTGTTGTAGGAGATGGATTCTTAACTAGAAGCTGACAGGTTAACAAACAACAGGAATAAGCagttccaaccccctgccttgaacATCTTCAGCTTTGTACAGCACCATCCATAAAATAACCCCTTCTGTACATGGAGTTTAAGAAAGGATGAGACTGAAACATGATTGAGcttgaaacaacttttgaggcaCTGCATCTGTAAAGCTCAAAAACCTTACCCCAAGAATTTCCACATACTCGTAGACCTGAGCTTCCAGGAACGCAAGGTCTTTGTTCCTCTCTGTGTCCCTGGAAATACAAAGGGGAACTTGTGAAATCCTTTTCAAGCACTGCAAATGCTGTCCATGCACCCGGTTCCTAAAGATGCATTTGATTTGTAGCTACTAAGAAAGTGGGAAAACAAACATCAACCACTCCCTGTAGCCTCTGCTGCACATGTACTGATCAGTCAGGCTAGACCCACTGACCAGCTAACTCAGTCATTTGGCCCCAATATGCAGAGCATCCTAATGCTCCAGAAacatctcagctctgccactggggcAATAATGAAGGAGGTAACCACCGAGCAGGAAACTTTTAGTCTAAGTGAAGGGCCAACCTGGGTATGAAACTTTAGAGGACTCACCTTTTGCTTCCTTTTGTCTTTGGATTCTTGGCAAACAAGGAAGAATCAAGGGCTTCCAAGGATTTGCCTTTTGTGCTGAACAGCCTCTGAGCACGCTCTTCCAGAGTGCTGGGGGGAAACAGGGAAGGAGGTGAATCTAGGGtataggtttattttttaagtaGATTGGTTTGTGCTCACATAATTATGTTTTTAATTACATTATAAATTAATCATTCAGAGGTCCTGAGATTATAAGAATAAGCATCATGTTGAGGAACATGGCTTAGGCACTGCTTTTGCATCAGGCTCTTGAGGTCCTAATATTCCGCATTATGTATTAGTCCATTATGAACCTCAGACTTCAGAGCGAAGTATATGATGAGAATTCCTTGCGATACTTTCAGCATTGTCTTGTATAAGAATTATTACACAGATCTTTGGAAAACAAACCCATGTCCAATGCAGAAACGTTAGACAAACAGCTCAATAACTGAAACGAATCTAGAAAAAAGCCACAGCTTCTTACCCGCCACATTTCAGACCCAAAGCCAGTAATGCAGATTTTAATCTGTCCAGTCCCAGGGAGGCCAATTCCTGTACAATTAAAATAAACCAATGTACATGAGCATTGCTTTCAGGTGTTAACAACAATATGATCCAAGTGTGTCCAttttaattcattaaaaaaatccaacaatACTCATGAAAGCACTAAGGTGGCTCTCTTCTACCCAGATCAATGACATCTATGCAAGAGCTTGCCCACAGCTATGATGGAGAAAAATGCTTCCAGGTTACTGGTATCTCCAGTGACAGAAAGCAGAGGCCACCTACACAGTGAACTTGCCATTTACAGTGGCTGTGGCCTGAGTCTCTCATTCCCACAAAGAGAATTTTTAAAAGGAACAAGGTGGACGGATCCCACCAAGATTTTCAGTATAAAGTGCTTAACACAGAGAACATACCTCCCAAGAGGAAAAGGCTGAAAGATCCAGATGGGCTCCCGCATGGGTAAGTGCACTGCTGGTCTCTTTCTGCCAAGAAAAGCCACATAAGTTGCTAAATAGATCTTCAGGACATTACATAACATTTGAGCAGTAATACCAAAATATCCTCCCTACTTCAAGAACAATGATATCGTTAATAATGGGGAGATCTCAGCACTAAACTGAATAAATCAAATACACGGGAAACCTCCAGATAACTGGGAAGACAGACAGAAAACACTTTAGCAGTAAGCTGTGTCTACTGTTCTGGGACACAACCGAGCTACACTACACTATGAGACTGTTTACCTTGACAACCATTTTACACACCATGACACTGTACCCAAGCTGTGAGAAATATATCAGCATTTCACATGTGCATAATGATTGCTCACCGGCCAACCAGGGAACGTTCCATTGTCCCACTTCTTCTCAAACTCATTCTGAATCTTCCCAAAAAGTTCATTCTGATCCAGTAGTGGCTTCACCCGATCTGTGTAATCCTGCAGGTACTCAAGAAGCATTTCAAGATACCTGTCAGAGGAAGAGCCAGCTCAGGTAATTTGGTATCAGAGTTTGCACAAGATGAACACATTAGACATTTTTGCATCAGACATGCTGAAGCGCATGAGGGTGACACCCCTTGCCCCACAATTATACAGGGAATATTCCCACTATTTCCTTCCTTCCCAACAAATCTCTCTTCTACTGAACAAGCTCCTGGCTGTTAAGAACAACCTCTGGGTAACAGATTATTTCACCAGAAGCTTCAGTCCGAATAAAACATCAGCTGTTTTACTTTTTAGATTACAGACAAGATTCACAGTTGACAAATACAGCACATAGAACCTGACAGTCTCACAAACACACACGTAGGTGTAATTTAATTTCACATCTGTTAGTCTTGTAAACAGCAATTCAGTAAGAGATGATTTGTCTGAAATTGAAAAAGGCTCAACATTTACACAGAAAAGCTTGCCTGCAAAGTGTATGGactcaaagaaaaaataaaaataaatagcacGAAACAGATGGGGGAAACGACGAGAGAGAACAACATTCGCTGGATGTTTACACTAAAATAATTAGCAATGAGTGTGGATTGTTGATATTTCTCTATACTACAAACATCACCATATTTCTCACATATTTAAGCATACTTGTGGCCCAAACTGTTTTATTCCTTCCTTGGCAGATCCCCCCCGGTACAGTCATTCCAGAAAGCCATAGATATCTACCAAGGTTAAACCATGGTTCTCTAACATGGGTTATTCCAGACACACAAGCCACAGTGTACTACATTCTATCATGATCTGGGTCCCAGACATGGCTCTGTCCATAAGTGGGGAATTTTAGCGAAGTGTTTCTAATAGTGCTACCACCACTTTAACAGCATCAGCAGGAGCCCTAATGTGGGACAAGATTTTGGTGTCTTCCAATATTTTTACCACCATGTCAGTGAACCCTAGTTACACAGCCACATTTAACCAAAGGATTATTTGAGCATGGATAAAACATTATATTTTCATCATTAACTTGACAAATAGAGGAGACAGCTCACAcccctcagagctattgtttcacaTTCGGTTTGCAAACCCTGCATCGGTTATGTTTGGACAGTTCTCTTCACAACCATAAAAGCTAAAAGACATAGGATgcgactttcaaaagtgctcagcattggcctaaatctgcttcagttgaagtcaatgataaaactccctttgacttcaaaggagcAGCGAGGCCAAAActtaagcatttttgaaaattccaagACACTGACAGCTTAGATCCAGCTGCACATTTCTGAGAGGGTGTGGACTCTGCAGAAAGTCCTTACTTTATGAAACGTTAGAACTACATCTAAGGAGTACCCAGTCACATTCCCCCCAGTGAATTTTCATCTTGACTGTGAATGAAtgtttttcacaaagcaatcactctgtaTTTGACCTCTTGGTTCtcctcctcaaaggaaacctgcataaagccttcaaaagataagcctgggagcttaaattcataactttgctagatactaaaaatcatgaactgaatagagacattggatttatggcttatagattgttgtaataacccACTAAACCCTCTCCAGCTTTCTATCTCCCTCACCGAACGACTGGAGAGgtattaacaggccacttcaccatgAGTGATCCTTGAAatttgttaactacttatgcaaaacaatctgttccatcttgtatttagctgtgaagctaaagtacctttcccaggcctgaagaagagctccatgtggttcaaaagcttgtctctcaccaacagaagtcggtccaatagaagatattacctcacccacacgGTCTCTCTAATATattgggaccaacatagctacaataaCACTGAATACAACAATGGAAGATATTGAACTGAACATGAACAAAAAGGAAGCAAAACTTAACAGCAACATCTACTCCCTGAGCAAATGCAAGGAATCTCATCATCCCCAGAGATCTCACCATCACTTACAACTCCATATCTGCAGAACAACTCTGCTGAAGGACTTTGGAAAAACTGAGGAACCATTTACTGCACCTCAGATACTCCAGAAGGGACCCCCTCAAACAAGAATTAATCCCATGCTCCCACATactggaagaaaaaacaaacaaacaaacaggaaactTACCTGAAAATCACTCAATCTGACTTCTCAGGATAGGTATACACAGGGATAAAAGTCACTGGCCCCagccagctgacccaggccagccactgGT
It includes:
- the SF3A3 gene encoding splicing factor 3A subunit 3 — its product is METILEQQRRYHEERERLMDVMAKEMLIKKSTLRDQINSDHRTRTMQDSYMDVSGNLRDLYDDKDGLRKEELSAISGPNEFAEFYNRLKQIKEFHRKHPNEICVPMSVEFEELLKARENPSEEAQNLVEFTDEEGYGRYLDLHDCYLKYINLKSSEKLDYITYLSTFDQLFDIPKERKNAEYKRYLEMLLEYLQDYTDRVKPLLDQNELFGKIQNEFEKKWDNGTFPGWPKETSSALTHAGAHLDLSAFSSWEELASLGLDRLKSALLALGLKCGGTLEERAQRLFSTKGKSLEALDSSLFAKNPKTKGSKRDTERNKDLAFLEAQVYEYVEILGEQRHLTHENVQRKQARTGEEREEEEEEQISESESEDEENEIIYNPKNLPLGWDGKPIPYWLYKLHGLNINYNCEICGNYTYRGPKAFQRHFAEWRHAHGMRCLGIPNTAHFANVTQIEDAVSLWAKLKQQKASERWQPDTEEEYEDSSGNVVNKKTYEDLKRQGLL